In Flavobacterium endoglycinae, one DNA window encodes the following:
- the eno gene encoding phosphopyruvate hydratase, translating into MSIIIKVHARQILDSRGNPTIEVDVVTENGVLGRAAVPSGASTGEHEAVELRDGGKAYLGKGVLNAVNNVNTVIAEELVGTSVFEQNTIDQLMIDLDGTPNKSKLGANAILGVSLAAAKAAANELGLPLYRYVGGVSANTLPVPMMNIINGGSHSDAPIAFQEFMIFPVKATSFTHAMQMGTEIFHSLKKVLHDRGLSTAVGDEGGFAPNLAGGTEDALDTIKLAVEKAGYTFGDEIMIALDCAASEFYVNGKYDYTKFEGETGKIRTSEEQAQYLAELAAKYPIISIEDGMYEDDWDGWKALTEKIGDKVQLVGDDLFVTNVARLSTGIEKGIANSILVKVNQIGTLTETIAAVNMAKNAGYTSVMSHRSGETEDNTIADLAVALNCGQIKTGSASRSDRMAKYNQLLRIEEELGSTAYFPGLKAFKIK; encoded by the coding sequence ATGAGTATTATAATTAAAGTTCACGCAAGACAAATTTTGGATTCCAGAGGAAATCCTACTATCGAAGTTGATGTAGTAACTGAAAATGGAGTTTTAGGTAGAGCTGCTGTTCCATCTGGAGCTTCAACTGGAGAGCACGAAGCTGTTGAATTACGTGATGGAGGTAAAGCCTACTTAGGAAAAGGAGTTTTAAACGCAGTGAACAATGTAAATACTGTTATTGCTGAAGAATTAGTTGGTACTTCTGTATTTGAGCAAAACACTATCGATCAATTAATGATTGATTTAGATGGAACTCCAAACAAATCTAAATTAGGAGCTAACGCAATTTTAGGTGTTTCATTAGCTGCTGCAAAAGCTGCTGCAAATGAATTAGGATTGCCATTATACAGATATGTAGGTGGTGTTTCTGCAAACACGCTTCCAGTACCAATGATGAATATTATTAATGGAGGTTCTCACTCTGATGCACCTATTGCATTTCAAGAGTTTATGATTTTCCCAGTAAAAGCAACTTCTTTTACACATGCTATGCAAATGGGAACTGAAATTTTCCATAGCTTGAAAAAAGTTTTACACGACAGAGGTTTAAGTACTGCTGTTGGTGATGAAGGTGGTTTCGCTCCAAACTTAGCTGGTGGAACTGAAGATGCTTTGGATACTATTAAATTAGCTGTTGAGAAAGCAGGATATACTTTTGGTGACGAAATTATGATTGCTCTTGACTGTGCTGCTTCTGAGTTTTATGTAAACGGAAAATACGATTACACTAAATTTGAAGGTGAAACAGGAAAAATCAGAACTTCTGAAGAACAAGCTCAATACTTAGCTGAACTTGCTGCTAAATATCCAATTATCTCTATTGAAGATGGTATGTACGAAGATGACTGGGATGGATGGAAAGCTTTAACGGAGAAAATTGGAGATAAAGTTCAATTAGTAGGTGATGATTTATTTGTTACTAACGTTGCTCGTTTATCAACTGGTATTGAGAAAGGAATTGCAAATTCAATCTTAGTAAAAGTAAACCAAATTGGTACTTTAACTGAAACTATTGCTGCTGTAAATATGGCTAAAAACGCTGGATATACTTCAGTAATGTCTCACCGTTCTGGAGAAACAGAAGATAATACAATTGCTGACTTAGCAGTTGCTTTAAACTGTGGACAAATTAAAACTGGTTCTGCTTCTCGTTCTGATCGTATGGCAAAATACAACCAATTATTAAGAATTGAAGAAGAATTAGGAAGTACAGCTTATTTCCCAGGCTTAAAAGCTTTCAAGATTAAATAA
- the rplQ gene encoding 50S ribosomal protein L17 yields MRHGKKINHLSRQTGHRKAMLANMACSLIEHKRINTTVAKAKALKQFVEPLITKSKEDTTHNRRVVFAYLRNKYAVTDLFRDVAAKVGDRPGGYTRIIKVGNRLGDNADMAMIELVDFNELYNGGKKEVKKAKSRRGGKAKKAEGTAPEAPAAESETTTEASE; encoded by the coding sequence ATGAGACACGGAAAAAAAATCAACCACTTAAGCAGACAGACTGGACATAGAAAAGCTATGTTAGCTAATATGGCTTGTTCTCTTATTGAGCACAAACGTATTAACACAACTGTTGCTAAAGCTAAAGCGCTTAAACAATTTGTTGAGCCTTTAATCACAAAATCAAAAGAAGATACGACTCATAACCGTCGTGTTGTTTTTGCATACTTACGTAACAAATATGCTGTAACTGATTTGTTCAGAGATGTTGCTGCTAAAGTAGGTGACCGTCCAGGAGGATACACTCGTATCATTAAAGTTGGAAATCGTTTGGGAGATAATGCTGATATGGCTATGATCGAACTTGTAGATTTTAACGAACTTTACAACGGAGGTAAAAAAGAAGTTAAAAAAGCTAAAAGCCGTCGTGGTGGTAAAGCTAAAAAAGCTGAAGGTACTGCTCCTGAAGCTCCAGCTGCTGAATCAGAAACGACTACAGAAGCTTCTGAATAA
- a CDS encoding dimethylarginine dimethylaminohydrolase family protein, with product MLQLNVKNETSRLRAVVLGSAVHNGPTPSLEEAYDPKSLEHIKAGTYPIEKDMVAEMDAFNFVFQKYDVKVYRPEMIENYNQIFARDIGFVIDDVFVKSNILPDRERELDAIQYVIDQMDPQKVVRPPEEVHIEGGDVMLWNDHIFIGTYKGSDYKDYITARTNMHGVNFIKELFPNKIVKEFDLVKSKLEARDNALHLDCCFQPVGENKGIIYKRGFREEADYLYLVNLFGKENLFHIEREEMYHMFSNVFSIDKNVVVSEKNFTRLNNWLRANGFTVEEIPYAEIAKQEGLLRCSTLPLIRD from the coding sequence ATGTTGCAATTAAATGTAAAGAACGAAACGTCAAGATTGCGCGCAGTTGTCTTGGGTTCAGCCGTTCATAATGGGCCAACTCCTAGTTTAGAGGAAGCCTATGATCCTAAATCATTGGAACATATTAAAGCAGGAACATATCCAATCGAAAAAGACATGGTTGCTGAAATGGATGCTTTTAATTTCGTTTTTCAGAAATATGATGTTAAAGTATATCGACCTGAAATGATTGAGAATTACAATCAGATTTTCGCCCGAGATATTGGATTTGTAATTGATGATGTTTTTGTAAAATCCAATATTCTTCCTGATCGTGAGCGCGAATTAGACGCAATTCAATACGTAATTGATCAAATGGATCCTCAAAAAGTAGTTCGTCCTCCTGAAGAAGTACATATTGAAGGTGGTGATGTTATGCTTTGGAATGATCACATTTTTATAGGAACTTATAAAGGAAGTGATTATAAAGATTATATTACGGCAAGAACAAATATGCATGGCGTTAATTTCATTAAAGAATTGTTTCCAAATAAAATTGTAAAGGAGTTCGATTTAGTTAAATCCAAATTAGAAGCAAGAGATAACGCATTGCATCTAGATTGCTGTTTTCAGCCAGTTGGAGAAAATAAAGGAATCATTTATAAAAGAGGTTTCCGAGAAGAAGCTGACTATTTGTATTTGGTAAATCTTTTCGGAAAAGAAAACTTATTTCATATTGAAAGAGAAGAAATGTATCACATGTTTTCGAATGTTTTTTCAATCGATAAAAATGTTGTGGTTTCTGAGAAAAACTTTACCCGATTAAATAACTGGCTGCGTGCAAATGGTTTTACAGTCGAAGAAATTCCGTATGCCGAAATTGCAAAGCAAGAAGGGTTGTTGAGATGTTCCACTTTACCATTAATTAGAGACTAA
- the ctlX gene encoding citrulline utilization hydrolase CtlX, with the protein MKQTTNAIVMIRPVAFRMNEQTAVNNYYQKVLDGLLPSTVNAKAQQEFDAFVEKLRAVGVDVTVIEDTLETDTPDSIFPNNWVSFHENGDVALYPMFAENRRQERREDILDTLEEKGFEISNIMDYTSAEEDEIFLEGTGSLLLDRANGKAYCALSPRADEELFIEFCEDFDYAPVIFEAFQTVDGERKLIYHTNVMMCLGETFAVICADCIDDKKERKMVLDNLKDDKKEIILITEDQVNNFAGNMLEVRGTNDKRYIVMSASAHQSLTPKQIEQLEKHAEILSSSLDTIEACGGGSARCMMAEVFLPRN; encoded by the coding sequence ATGAAACAGACAACAAATGCAATCGTTATGATTCGGCCTGTTGCTTTTAGAATGAACGAACAGACTGCAGTAAATAATTATTACCAAAAAGTATTAGATGGATTATTGCCAAGTACAGTAAATGCAAAAGCGCAGCAAGAATTTGATGCTTTCGTTGAAAAGCTTAGAGCAGTTGGAGTTGATGTTACTGTAATAGAAGATACTTTAGAAACGGATACTCCCGATAGTATTTTTCCAAACAACTGGGTTTCATTTCATGAAAATGGAGATGTAGCTCTTTATCCGATGTTTGCAGAAAATCGTCGTCAGGAGCGTCGTGAAGATATCTTAGATACACTTGAAGAAAAAGGTTTTGAGATTTCTAATATTATGGATTATACGTCTGCAGAAGAAGATGAGATTTTCTTAGAAGGAACAGGAAGTTTATTGTTAGACAGAGCAAATGGAAAAGCGTATTGTGCATTGTCTCCAAGAGCAGACGAAGAGTTGTTTATTGAATTCTGCGAAGATTTTGATTACGCTCCAGTCATTTTTGAAGCATTTCAAACCGTTGATGGAGAACGTAAACTAATTTATCATACCAATGTGATGATGTGTTTAGGTGAAACTTTTGCTGTTATTTGTGCAGATTGTATTGATGATAAAAAAGAACGCAAAATGGTTCTTGATAATTTAAAAGATGATAAAAAAGAAATCATTTTAATTACAGAAGATCAAGTGAATAATTTTGCGGGTAATATGCTCGAAGTACGAGGAACAAATGACAAACGATATATTGTTATGAGTGCGTCTGCACATCAAAGTTTGACTCCTAAACAAATTGAACAATTAGAAAAACATGCCGAAATTTTAAGTTCTAGTTTAGATACAATTGAGGCTTGCGGAGGTGGAAGTGCCAGATGCATGATGGCCGAAGTTTTTTTACCCAGAAATTAA
- a CDS encoding DNA-directed RNA polymerase subunit alpha, which produces MAIFNFQKPDKVIMIDSTDFEGKFEFRPLEPGYGLTVGNALRRVLLSALEGYAITSVRIEGVDHEFSTISGVVEDVTEIILNLKQVRFKRQIEDIDNESVTISVSGKDQLTAGDFQKFISGFQVLNPDLVICNLDSKIKLNFDLTIEKGRGYVPAEENKKQNAAIGTIFTDSIFTPVKNVKYAIENFRVEQKTDYEKLVFEIKTDGSINPKDALTEAAKVLIHHFMLFSDERITLEADEIAQTESYDEESLHMRQLLKTKLVDMDLSVRALNCLKAAEVDTLGDLVSFNKNDLMKFRNFGKKSLTELDELVAVKNLTFGMDLAKYKLDKE; this is translated from the coding sequence ATGGCAATATTTAATTTTCAAAAGCCCGATAAAGTTATCATGATCGATTCAACCGATTTTGAAGGTAAATTTGAATTTAGACCTTTAGAACCTGGTTACGGATTGACAGTTGGTAATGCACTTAGAAGAGTTTTGCTTTCAGCATTAGAAGGTTATGCAATTACATCTGTTCGTATCGAAGGTGTAGATCATGAGTTTTCTACTATTTCAGGTGTTGTTGAAGATGTTACCGAAATTATCCTTAATCTAAAACAAGTACGTTTCAAACGTCAGATCGAAGATATCGATAATGAATCAGTTACTATTTCTGTTTCTGGTAAAGATCAATTGACAGCTGGTGATTTTCAAAAATTTATCTCAGGTTTTCAAGTGTTGAATCCAGACCTTGTAATCTGTAATTTAGATTCTAAAATCAAACTAAATTTCGATTTAACTATCGAAAAAGGTAGAGGATACGTTCCTGCTGAAGAGAACAAAAAACAGAATGCTGCAATTGGAACAATTTTTACAGATTCTATTTTTACTCCGGTAAAAAATGTAAAATATGCAATCGAAAATTTCCGTGTTGAGCAAAAAACAGATTACGAGAAATTAGTTTTTGAAATCAAAACTGATGGATCTATTAATCCTAAAGATGCTCTTACTGAAGCTGCTAAAGTTTTAATTCACCATTTCATGTTGTTTTCTGATGAAAGAATTACACTTGAGGCTGACGAAATTGCGCAAACAGAATCGTATGATGAAGAGTCATTGCATATGAGACAATTGCTTAAAACTAAGCTTGTTGATATGGATTTATCTGTGAGAGCATTAAATTGCTTGAAAGCGGCTGAAGTTGATACACTTGGTGATTTAGTATCTTTCAATAAAAATGACCTAATGAAGTTCCGTAACTTTGGTAAAAAATCTTTAACTGAGCTTGATGAGCTTGTAGCAGTTAAAAATTTAACTTTCGGAATGGATTTAGCTAAATACAAATTAGATAAAGAATAA
- the carA gene encoding glutamine-hydrolyzing carbamoyl-phosphate synthase small subunit, with translation MKYTTRQSAILLLSDGTIFHGKSIGISGKTFGEVCFNTGMTGYQEIFTDPSYFGQIMVTTNPHIGNYGVNDQEVESEDVKIAGLVCKNFSFNYSRVGASGSLEDYFAKQNLICISDVDTRALVSYIRDNGAMNAVICTDGTSIEDLKKELANVPNMEGLELASKVSTKEPYFVGDENATYKISALDLGIKKNILRNFAKRDCYIKVFPYDASYEELNSFNPDGFFLSNGPGDPDPLHGVIEVAKKIIADDRPLFGICLGHQIIALANGVQTYKMFGGHRGINHPVKNLLTGKGEITSQNHGFAVKREALEGHPELELTHIHLNDDTVAGMRMKNKNCFSVQYHPEASPGPHDSSYLFDQFVENIKLAVSKTM, from the coding sequence ATGAAATACACAACACGACAAAGCGCCATTTTATTACTAAGTGATGGAACTATTTTTCATGGTAAATCTATCGGGATTAGCGGTAAAACTTTTGGTGAAGTTTGTTTTAACACTGGAATGACGGGATATCAGGAGATTTTTACAGATCCTTCTTATTTTGGACAAATCATGGTAACTACTAATCCGCATATTGGTAATTACGGTGTGAATGATCAGGAGGTAGAATCTGAAGATGTAAAAATTGCTGGTTTAGTTTGTAAAAACTTTAGTTTTAATTATTCAAGAGTAGGTGCTTCTGGAAGCTTAGAGGATTATTTTGCAAAACAAAACTTAATTTGTATTTCGGATGTTGATACAAGAGCTCTGGTTAGTTATATTCGTGATAATGGTGCAATGAATGCCGTGATCTGCACAGATGGAACTTCAATTGAAGATTTGAAAAAAGAATTAGCAAATGTTCCAAATATGGAAGGTCTGGAATTAGCTTCGAAAGTTTCAACTAAAGAACCTTATTTTGTTGGTGATGAAAATGCAACGTACAAAATTTCGGCACTTGATCTTGGAATTAAGAAAAATATTTTAAGAAACTTTGCAAAAAGAGATTGCTACATTAAAGTCTTTCCTTATGATGCCTCATACGAGGAATTAAATTCTTTTAATCCAGATGGGTTTTTCTTGTCGAACGGACCTGGAGATCCAGATCCGCTACACGGAGTTATTGAAGTAGCTAAAAAAATTATTGCTGATGACAGACCATTATTCGGAATTTGTTTAGGCCACCAGATTATTGCTTTGGCTAATGGAGTCCAAACTTATAAAATGTTTGGTGGACATAGAGGAATTAATCATCCGGTAAAAAATCTTTTAACAGGTAAAGGTGAAATTACTTCTCAAAATCATGGATTTGCTGTAAAAAGAGAAGCTTTAGAAGGACATCCAGAATTAGAGCTTACACATATTCATTTAAATGATGATACAGTAGCTGGAATGAGAATGAAGAATAAAAATTGTTTTTCAGTACAATATCACCCAGAGGCAAGTCCTGGACCGCATGATTCGTCATATTTATTTGATCAATTTGTTGAGAATATAAAACTAGCTGTGTCTAAAACGATGTAG
- a CDS encoding citrate synthase, which produces MSKIATLEVDGKKIELPVITGSENESAIDINKLRDLTGIITIDPGYKNSGSCKSEITFLDGELGILRYRGYSIEDLAEKASFLEVSYLLIFGELPTAEELEQFENGIRKHSLVNEEMKNIIDGFPKTAHPMGVLSALTSALTAFNPKAVNVDNEKEMYEAICKTMAKFLVIATWTYRKSMGYPLNYYDNTKGYVESFMQLMFQLPTGPYSANPVIVNALDKLFILHADHEQNCSTSTVRMVGSSHAGLFASVSAGVSALWGPLHGGANQAVLEMLEEINKDGGDTDKFLAKAKDKNDPFRLMGFGHRVYKNFDPRAKIIKKAAQEVLETLGVEDPILDIARKLETAALEDEYFKSRNLYPNVDFYSGIIYRALGIPTDMFTVMFAIGRLPGWIAQWKEMRENKEPIGRPRQIYTGHPLREFKRK; this is translated from the coding sequence ATGTCAAAAATAGCTACATTAGAAGTAGATGGTAAGAAAATTGAACTTCCAGTAATTACAGGAAGTGAAAATGAATCAGCTATCGATATTAACAAATTACGTGATTTAACTGGTATTATTACAATTGACCCGGGATATAAAAATTCAGGATCTTGTAAAAGTGAAATCACTTTCCTTGACGGAGAATTAGGGATTTTACGTTACAGAGGATATTCAATCGAAGATTTAGCAGAAAAAGCTAGTTTCTTAGAAGTGTCTTATCTTTTGATTTTCGGAGAATTACCAACTGCAGAAGAACTAGAGCAGTTCGAAAATGGTATTAGAAAACATTCTTTGGTAAACGAGGAAATGAAAAATATTATTGACGGTTTTCCAAAAACAGCTCACCCAATGGGAGTATTATCTGCTTTAACAAGTGCTTTAACAGCATTTAATCCTAAAGCAGTAAATGTTGATAACGAAAAAGAAATGTATGAGGCTATTTGCAAAACAATGGCAAAATTCCTTGTAATTGCTACATGGACATATAGAAAATCAATGGGCTATCCTTTGAATTATTATGACAATACAAAAGGTTACGTAGAAAGCTTTATGCAATTGATGTTCCAGTTGCCTACGGGGCCTTACTCTGCAAATCCAGTAATTGTAAATGCTTTAGATAAATTATTTATTCTTCATGCAGATCATGAGCAAAACTGTTCTACTTCAACTGTTAGAATGGTTGGTTCATCTCATGCTGGTTTATTTGCTTCGGTTTCTGCAGGTGTTTCTGCTCTTTGGGGACCTCTTCACGGAGGTGCTAACCAAGCGGTACTTGAGATGCTTGAAGAGATCAACAAAGATGGTGGCGATACAGATAAATTTTTGGCGAAAGCAAAAGACAAAAATGATCCTTTCCGTTTAATGGGCTTTGGACACAGAGTTTATAAAAATTTCGATCCAAGAGCAAAAATCATTAAAAAAGCGGCTCAGGAAGTTTTAGAAACTTTAGGAGTTGAAGATCCAATTTTAGATATCGCAAGAAAATTAGAAACAGCTGCTCTAGAAGACGAATACTTCAAATCAAGAAACTTATATCCAAATGTTGATTTCTACTCTGGAATTATTTACAGAGCATTAGGAATCCCAACAGATATGTTTACAGTAATGTTTGCAATTGGTAGATTACCAGGTTGGATTGCGCAATGGAAAGAAATGCGTGAAAATAAAGAACCAATTGGAAGACCAAGACAAATTTATACAGGACATCCTTTACGTGAGTTTAAACGTAAATAA